From a region of the Leptospira kmetyi serovar Malaysia str. Bejo-Iso9 genome:
- a CDS encoding carboxymuconolactone decarboxylase family protein encodes METRLNYATVYPESLQAMLKMEEFAKQGGLDPVLYELVKIRASQLNGCAFCINMHTKDLRTMGEEEKRIYLLDAWKEAQFYTEKEKAALELTEVVTKISDKGVPDETYERVRKQFNEKEFVALIVLINTINSWNRIAISTGMTAK; translated from the coding sequence ATGGAAACAAGATTGAATTACGCGACCGTTTATCCCGAGTCGTTGCAAGCGATGCTGAAGATGGAAGAATTCGCAAAACAAGGCGGACTAGACCCGGTTCTTTACGAGCTCGTTAAGATCCGCGCTTCGCAACTGAACGGATGCGCGTTTTGTATCAATATGCACACGAAGGATTTGAGAACGATGGGCGAAGAGGAGAAAAGAATCTATCTTCTCGACGCTTGGAAGGAAGCTCAGTTCTACACCGAAAAAGAAAAGGCGGCTCTGGAACTCACCGAAGTCGTCACGAAAATTTCGGACAAAGGAGTTCCCGACGAAACCTACGAAAGAGTGAGAAAACAGTTCAACGAAAAGGAATTCGTCGCTCTGATCGTATTGATCAACACGATCAACTCTTGGAATCGAATCGCGATTTCCACGGGAATGACCGCCAAGTAA
- a CDS encoding ABC-F family ATP-binding cassette domain-containing protein: MIKISGLNKAYTTKVLFDDLSLSINRGEKVGLVGRNGHGKSTLFQMILGSVEADSGTISVPKGYKIGHLQQHLHFTKPTVLEECALGLPEGEEYETWQVEKILSGLGFSEADMERNPNEFSGGYQIRMNLAKLLVSAPDMLMLDEPNNYLDIVTIRWLEEFLREWEGEIILVTHDRGFMDAVVTHTIAIHRTKAIKVQGDTDKLYNQINQSEEIYEKTRLNEAKKRKQEEIFIAKFKAKASFASRAQSRVKKLEKQGEMKALEKIEDLELYFNSAPFAANQMLSAENISFSYDGKAPYLIENFSISVGTRERICIIGKNGKGKSTLLKILAGELEPSSGAVKKHPVLKEGYFGQTNKLNLNENATVVEEIMISDKSCTEWQARTIAGGLMFSDDQALKKIKVLSGGEKSRVLLGKILVTPCNLLYLDEPTNHLDMQSCDSLIEAIDGFEGSIVMVTHDELHLRAVATKLIVFDNDTIRIFDGSYDDFLNDVGWSDEDY; this comes from the coding sequence ATGATTAAAATATCCGGCCTGAATAAGGCGTACACAACCAAGGTCCTTTTCGACGATTTAAGTCTAAGCATCAATCGCGGAGAAAAAGTCGGTCTCGTCGGCCGCAACGGGCACGGCAAGTCCACTCTCTTTCAAATGATTCTCGGGAGCGTGGAAGCGGACTCGGGAACGATCTCGGTTCCGAAAGGTTATAAGATCGGTCATCTTCAACAACATCTTCATTTTACCAAACCCACCGTTTTGGAGGAATGTGCGCTCGGTCTTCCCGAAGGAGAAGAATACGAAACCTGGCAGGTGGAAAAAATTCTTTCCGGTTTGGGTTTTTCCGAAGCGGACATGGAAAGAAATCCGAACGAATTTTCGGGCGGTTATCAGATTCGGATGAATCTCGCCAAATTGCTCGTTTCTGCTCCCGATATGTTGATGCTCGACGAGCCGAACAACTATCTCGATATCGTAACGATCCGTTGGCTCGAGGAATTCTTGCGCGAATGGGAAGGCGAAATCATATTAGTAACTCATGATAGAGGTTTTATGGACGCCGTGGTCACGCATACGATCGCGATTCACAGAACCAAGGCGATCAAGGTTCAAGGCGACACGGATAAACTCTACAATCAGATCAATCAATCCGAAGAGATCTACGAGAAGACCCGTTTGAACGAGGCTAAAAAAAGAAAACAGGAAGAGATATTTATCGCGAAATTTAAAGCGAAGGCGAGTTTCGCAAGTCGCGCGCAGTCCCGAGTCAAGAAATTGGAAAAACAAGGAGAGATGAAGGCTCTCGAAAAAATCGAAGACTTGGAATTGTATTTTAATAGCGCGCCTTTTGCGGCCAATCAAATGCTTTCCGCGGAAAACATTTCGTTCTCTTACGATGGCAAGGCTCCGTATCTGATCGAAAATTTTTCGATCAGCGTGGGTACTCGGGAAAGAATCTGCATCATCGGTAAGAACGGTAAGGGTAAGTCCACTCTTTTGAAAATTCTCGCGGGAGAACTCGAACCTTCTAGCGGAGCGGTTAAAAAACATCCGGTGTTAAAGGAAGGTTACTTCGGTCAGACCAACAAACTCAATCTGAACGAAAACGCGACCGTAGTCGAAGAGATTATGATTTCGGATAAGTCCTGCACCGAATGGCAAGCGAGAACGATCGCGGGCGGTTTGATGTTTTCGGACGATCAAGCTCTTAAAAAGATAAAGGTCCTTTCCGGTGGGGAAAAGAGCAGGGTCTTGCTCGGAAAGATTCTCGTGACCCCTTGTAATCTTTTGTATCTCGACGAACCTACGAACCACTTGGATATGCAGTCCTGCGATTCTTTGATTGAAGCGATCGACGGATTCGAAGGTTCCATCGTGATGGTTACGCACGACGAACTTCATCTCCGCGCGGTGGCGACCAAGTTGATCGTATTCGACAATGATACGATCCGTATCTTTGACGGCTCGTATGACGACTTCTTGAACGACGTGGGTTGGTCCGACGAGGATTATTAA
- a CDS encoding helix-turn-helix domain-containing protein produces the protein MFGYSDTISGLNQFSQIVALISFGVSFFLSILLQIHSEENATARLLGGVLAIFSCAFLTRYVLIAGSILSVYIPFLFFPSVFLFGPLVFFYTRSVLFGEPVATKEWRIHSIAPFLIWIAFLICFIRFPEFRSPETVWSQKGAVASFTNSFLFFGIVHASYFLFLTRRQIRDYERNFEEIYSSDDRSKLVWLKLFLGFNYINLFAYIPIFYLRVFDLWPSLVTPAEGVINLAFVYLTFYYVVRKPEILKIGKTQDPLLFENDSTSDEKYKRQTLSSEERRIFLERIESYMKENKPHLDDKITLPEFANHLGIPPHHLSMTINIELKRNFFNFISYYRVEEAKRLLVDPTREEQSLLRIGFDSGFQSKAAFNKAFKTETGMTPGEFRTAGKNF, from the coding sequence ATGTTTGGATATTCTGATACGATTTCCGGACTGAATCAATTTTCGCAGATCGTCGCATTAATCAGTTTCGGCGTTTCTTTTTTTCTTTCGATATTGCTTCAGATCCATAGCGAAGAAAACGCGACGGCGCGTCTTTTGGGAGGTGTGCTCGCGATTTTTTCCTGCGCCTTTCTAACGCGTTATGTGCTGATTGCCGGTTCCATTCTTTCCGTTTACATTCCCTTTTTGTTTTTTCCTTCCGTGTTCCTGTTCGGACCTTTGGTGTTTTTTTATACGCGTAGCGTCCTTTTCGGAGAACCGGTCGCAACGAAAGAATGGAGAATTCATTCGATCGCTCCGTTTCTGATCTGGATCGCATTCCTGATTTGTTTCATTCGATTTCCGGAATTCCGTTCTCCCGAAACCGTGTGGAGTCAAAAAGGCGCGGTCGCGTCCTTTACCAATTCGTTTTTATTTTTCGGAATCGTTCACGCTTCTTATTTTTTGTTTCTTACCCGAAGGCAGATTCGCGATTACGAACGGAATTTCGAGGAGATTTATTCGAGCGACGATCGTTCCAAACTGGTTTGGCTGAAACTTTTTCTCGGTTTTAATTACATTAATCTTTTTGCATATATTCCTATTTTTTATCTTCGTGTTTTCGATTTGTGGCCGAGCCTCGTGACCCCTGCGGAAGGAGTGATCAATCTTGCGTTCGTCTATCTTACGTTCTATTACGTCGTACGCAAACCCGAGATTTTGAAAATCGGGAAGACGCAGGATCCTTTGCTGTTCGAGAACGATTCGACTTCGGATGAAAAATACAAAAGACAAACTCTTTCGAGCGAGGAGAGGAGAATTTTTTTGGAAAGGATCGAATCCTATATGAAGGAGAATAAGCCGCATCTCGACGATAAGATCACCCTCCCCGAATTTGCGAACCACTTGGGAATTCCCCCGCATCATCTTTCCATGACGATCAATATCGAATTGAAACGGAATTTTTTCAATTTCATCAGTTATTATCGCGTGGAAGAGGCCAAACGGCTGTTAGTCGATCCGACTCGGGAGGAACAGAGTTTATTGCGGATCGGATTCGATTCCGGTTTTCAATCCAAAGCCGCGTTCAACAAAGCCTTTAAGACCGAAACCGGAATGACACCGGGAGAATTTAGAACGGCGGGGAAAAATTTTTAA
- a CDS encoding flavin-containing monooxygenase, with translation MKSNVKVCVVGAGPSGIAAAKNCVEYGLDVVVFEKNDKVGGNWVFNAKTGHSSVYENTHIISSKAWSEYEDFPMPEDYPEYPNHKQLQAYFESYAKHFGVYKKIRFNHTIQKITRMEDGDWKVEYLDASKKKKVEVFDVLMVANGHHWNPKFPEYEGKFTGKFLHSHDFKGVTNEWKGKDVLVIGGGNSACDVAVESARVANSVKLSMRSPQWFFPKFLFGMPSDVFAAKTPGWIPSIIKQYTLTKMLHVLQGSYKNYGLPVNTTLALSHHPTLNSDLLDFIRHGRIKPRPAIKKLHGKEVEFVDGTKEKFDIICACTGFWTTFPFFDKSFIDFQHVEKIPLFRKMMHNDYQNLYFIGLFQPVGCIWPMADYQAKLACLEILGKYKRPKDLKAAIEYEIAHPHFTFGGGQRHAVEVDYHAFRKELRLELLKAGVDIGKPPGGNKKLYKKFTKVAS, from the coding sequence ATGAAATCGAACGTTAAAGTCTGCGTGGTCGGCGCGGGACCGAGCGGAATCGCCGCGGCTAAGAATTGTGTCGAGTACGGTTTGGACGTGGTCGTTTTTGAAAAGAACGATAAGGTCGGAGGGAATTGGGTCTTCAACGCTAAAACGGGACATTCGAGCGTATACGAAAATACGCATATCATCAGTTCCAAGGCTTGGTCCGAGTACGAGGACTTTCCGATGCCGGAAGATTATCCAGAGTATCCGAATCATAAACAACTTCAGGCTTACTTCGAATCCTACGCGAAACATTTCGGCGTGTATAAAAAAATCCGCTTCAACCATACGATTCAAAAAATCACGAGAATGGAAGACGGAGATTGGAAAGTGGAATATTTGGACGCTTCCAAAAAGAAGAAGGTCGAAGTTTTCGACGTTCTTATGGTTGCGAACGGTCATCACTGGAATCCGAAGTTCCCCGAATACGAGGGAAAATTCACGGGTAAGTTCTTACATTCGCACGACTTCAAAGGAGTTACGAACGAATGGAAGGGTAAGGACGTTCTTGTGATCGGAGGTGGCAACTCGGCTTGCGACGTCGCGGTCGAATCCGCTCGTGTCGCGAACAGCGTCAAGTTGTCGATGAGAAGTCCTCAATGGTTTTTTCCGAAGTTCCTATTCGGTATGCCTTCGGACGTTTTCGCGGCGAAAACTCCGGGATGGATTCCGTCCATCATCAAACAATACACGCTGACGAAGATGCTTCACGTATTACAAGGTTCCTATAAGAATTACGGTCTTCCCGTTAATACGACATTGGCTTTGAGTCATCACCCGACTTTGAATTCGGATCTTCTCGATTTTATCCGTCACGGAAGAATCAAACCTCGTCCTGCGATCAAAAAACTACACGGCAAGGAAGTCGAGTTCGTGGACGGCACGAAAGAAAAGTTCGACATCATCTGCGCTTGTACCGGGTTTTGGACCACGTTTCCGTTCTTTGATAAGTCGTTTATCGATTTTCAGCACGTGGAAAAGATTCCCTTGTTCCGCAAAATGATGCACAACGATTATCAAAATCTTTACTTTATCGGTTTGTTCCAGCCCGTGGGTTGTATCTGGCCGATGGCGGATTATCAAGCCAAACTCGCTTGTCTTGAAATATTAGGAAAATATAAACGACCGAAAGATCTAAAGGCCGCGATCGAATATGAAATCGCACATCCTCACTTCACCTTCGGCGGCGGACAAAGACACGCGGTGGAAGTGGATTATCACGCGTTCCGTAAGGAACTTCGATTGGAACTTCTAAAAGCCGGAGTCGACATCGGAAAACCTCCCGGCGGCAATAAGAAGCTGTATAAGAAGTTTACGAAAGTCGCGAGTTAA
- a CDS encoding TetR/AcrR family transcriptional regulator — protein MNPKSKPKNATNGSSIVRSKPPLQERSQARVALVLETAERMLAKLGPEETSIPEIAKKSGVPRASIYQFFPDKYSLFTHLAEKHLAKVGEILAAKGSKDTKLSWQKLVRVLVNAASDYYDSTPVASILVLGGPFSRNAYLAQEITIDHIGAGVRIQLSKLDKPFLLPKKPDVATLGVEIAFACMKRGYYQENRISKMMRDQATDAVIAYFSSWESS, from the coding sequence TTGAATCCGAAATCGAAACCGAAAAACGCGACGAACGGCTCCTCGATCGTCCGATCCAAACCGCCTTTGCAGGAACGTTCTCAAGCGAGAGTGGCTCTCGTTTTGGAAACCGCGGAGAGAATGCTCGCAAAACTCGGACCCGAAGAGACTTCGATTCCCGAAATCGCCAAAAAGTCAGGGGTTCCGCGCGCGAGCATCTATCAATTTTTTCCGGATAAATATTCTTTGTTCACGCATCTCGCCGAAAAACATTTGGCCAAGGTAGGAGAAATTCTCGCTGCCAAGGGTTCCAAGGATACGAAACTTTCTTGGCAGAAATTGGTTCGGGTTCTCGTAAACGCAGCTTCGGATTATTATGATTCAACTCCGGTGGCCAGCATACTCGTGTTAGGCGGTCCTTTCAGCAGGAACGCGTATCTCGCTCAGGAAATTACGATCGATCATATCGGAGCGGGAGTTCGGATCCAGCTTTCCAAATTGGACAAACCGTTTCTTCTTCCAAAAAAACCGGACGTCGCGACGCTCGGAGTCGAAATTGCGTTCGCTTGTATGAAACGCGGTTATTATCAGGAGAATCGAATCTCAAAGATGATGCGGGACCAGGCGACCGATGCGGTCATCGCGTATTTTTCTTCTTGGGAATCCTCTTAA
- a CDS encoding SRPBCC family protein has translation MENTKNLQVVAQGEREILITRKFNSPRSLVFDALTKPELLKRWFEGPPGWSLVECTIDLKVGGAYRYVWRSEGGKDMGMGGVYKEIVMPERIVATEVFDESWYSGEALDTTVLTEIDPKTTLLSITVLYESKEAREGVILSPMENGLDYNYNRLEEFLSTLA, from the coding sequence ATGGAGAACACAAAAAATTTACAAGTCGTCGCACAAGGAGAACGGGAAATCTTAATCACCCGTAAATTCAATTCGCCCCGTTCTTTGGTTTTTGACGCATTGACGAAACCCGAATTACTCAAACGTTGGTTCGAAGGACCTCCCGGTTGGTCCCTCGTCGAATGTACGATCGATTTGAAAGTCGGAGGCGCATATCGTTATGTTTGGCGCAGTGAAGGCGGAAAAGATATGGGGATGGGCGGAGTATATAAGGAAATTGTAATGCCCGAACGAATCGTCGCGACCGAAGTTTTCGACGAGTCCTGGTATTCCGGAGAAGCGTTGGATACGACCGTTCTTACGGAAATCGATCCGAAAACGACCCTGCTTTCGATCACCGTTCTTTACGAATCCAAAGAAGCAAGAGAAGGCGTGATTCTTTCTCCGATGGAAAACGGGCTCGACTACAATTACAATCGAC
- a CDS encoding ArsR/SmtB family transcription factor: MGQLLKESDRLDATFAALADPTRRAILAQLANGEASVMDLAKPFSMSQPAISKHLKVLERAGLISQGKEAQKRPRQIEAKPLAEAFDWLEKYRRLWEGRFEKLDALLDELQASLKEKESKKKR, translated from the coding sequence ATGGGTCAACTACTCAAAGAATCCGATCGGCTCGACGCCACCTTTGCGGCTCTTGCCGACCCGACAAGGCGAGCCATTCTCGCTCAATTGGCAAACGGAGAAGCGTCCGTGATGGATTTGGCAAAACCGTTTTCGATGAGCCAACCAGCGATTTCAAAACATCTCAAGGTTTTGGAAAGGGCGGGTTTGATTTCTCAAGGGAAGGAAGCGCAAAAACGACCGAGACAAATCGAAGCAAAACCTTTGGCCGAAGCGTTCGATTGGCTCGAGAAGTATCGTAGGTTATGGGAAGGTCGCTTTGAAAAACTGGACGCTCTTCTCGATGAATTACAAGCGAGCCTCAAAGAAAAAGAAAGCAAAAAGAAACGTTAA
- a CDS encoding winged helix-turn-helix transcriptional regulator, which translates to MERSYGLNCPVAKTLDLIGERWTILILRDFFTVSEVRRFIDFETALTGITPAILSDRLKKLEKYGFIDKSLYSESPPRMEYTLTAKGKSLGPILKALRAWGTSNT; encoded by the coding sequence GTGGAACGATCTTACGGGCTGAATTGTCCGGTCGCAAAAACTTTGGATCTGATCGGAGAACGGTGGACGATTCTGATTCTCAGGGATTTTTTTACGGTTTCCGAAGTTCGGCGTTTTATCGATTTCGAAACCGCGTTGACCGGAATCACTCCCGCCATTTTGTCCGATCGATTGAAAAAATTGGAGAAGTACGGTTTTATCGATAAAAGTCTTTATTCCGAATCTCCGCCTCGTATGGAATACACTCTCACCGCAAAAGGCAAGTCCTTGGGTCCGATCCTGAAGGCTTTGCGCGCTTGGGGAACTTCAAACACGTAA